A genomic segment from Spinacia oleracea cultivar Varoflay chromosome 3, BTI_SOV_V1, whole genome shotgun sequence encodes:
- the LOC110798940 gene encoding uncharacterized protein, whose protein sequence is MAEESPFPSSETSPLSHKRRITDMVSPPLDHETIISQNPTPTLSPLPSFEAEPLILEVGVTEIQKNDSSAEQSPKKAKLDTLNRSLSDEGGITDEVLQDSENFSDMLQLGTDSKDELLILDGKDEVHQSELEKIDKRFEEIDEFLGNKNENPTQVSSENSSGTAVSEIVQLEYEKKSENFNGFLQKFVKGGDSASSLKIEMIDGTLLLGVGGTDVPMTDVEWKRNRNGGKKGNPRNNTGCVAGDSNKGKRKSVYSRKDMEEMRYVNFKGQRKFWNEIYNGFSATVKKEYVALGSCQHQQAGGGKKNCNNDGFLGASCSTVPNFSNRGTMGEFCSGNVSCDAEYVSSSNFTCEGDNSGKDGDDLIGEWSEGEESDDEYESMHRPAFKVQGEPDFESGSPEDGLEYLRRVRWEAKRIPKVKVAKLNIKVKDQSVYMPGIPDIEECPSHLLPLRPWEDEFIADFSELRLALSRLENTSDAVSVDSESIIFARPEHKSQPSQKLASLQLTSGGPTLSSVLAMDPVTRVALLRRRISLFENASDLSKDDCAWLFALCAVVDTPLDADTCASLRCLLRSCAKFRASKPEVDDEVIMLNVLATISGRFFRQSEN, encoded by the exons ATGGCGGAAGAATCCCCATTTCCATCTTCTGAAACCTCCCCTCTTTCCCACAAACGAAGAATCACTGACATGGTCTCTCCTCCTCTTGATCATGAAACCATCATTTCACAAAACCCAACTCCCACACTCTCACCCCTTCCTTCTTTTGAAGCGGAACCCTTGATTCTTGAAGTGGGTGTTACTGAAATCCAGAAAAATGATTCTTCAGCTGAACAATCCCCCAAGAAGGCGAAGTTGGATACTCTGAATCGCTCTCTTTCTGACGAGGGTGGTATAACTGATGAAGTTCTTCAAGATTCTGAGAATTTTTCTGACATGTTGCAACTGGGTACGGATTCGAAGGATGAACTGTTGATTCTTGATGGTAAAGATGAAGTCCATCAATCTGAATTGGAGAAAATTGATAAGCGTTTTGAAGAAATTGATGAATTTCTtggaaataaaaatgaaaatccCACTCAGGTTTCATCTGAAAATTCATCGGGAACTGCTGTAAGTGAGATTGTGCAATtggaatatgaaaaaaaatCCGAGAATTTCAATGGGTTTTTGCAGAAATTTGTTAAGGGCGGAGACTCGGCAAGTTCATTGAAGATTGAGATGATTGATGGAACACTGCTTCTGGGGGTTGGAGGAACTGATGTTCCGATGACAGATGTTGAATGGAAGCGAAATCGAAATGGGGGGAAGAAGGGTAATCCAAGAAACAACACTGGTTGTGTTGCTGGGGATTCAAATAAGGGGAAGAGGAAGTCTGTGTACTCAAGGAAAGATATGGAGGAAATGAGGTATGTGAACTTTAAAGGCCAGAGGAAGTTTTGGAATGAGATTTACAATGGATTTTCTGCGACTGTGAAGAAGGAGTATGTTGCATTGGGTAGTTGTCAGCATCAACAAGCTGGTGGCGGCAAGAAGAATTGTAACAATGACGGGTTTCTGGGCGCTTCTTGCTCAACTGTTCCAAACTTCAGTAACCGAGGAACTATGG GAGAATTTTGTTCAGGAAATGTGAGTTGTGATGCAGAATATGTTAGTTCCTCAAATTTTACTTGTGAGGGTGACAATAGTGGCAAGGATGGTGATGATTTGATAGGGGAGTGGAGTGAAGGTGAAGAGAGTGATGATGAATATGAGAGCATGCATAGACCTGCTTTTAAGGTTCAAGGTGAACCAGATTTTGAATCTGGGTCACCAGAAGATGGATTAGAATACCTGAGGCGTGTCAG GTGGGAAGCAAAGCGAATTCCAAAAGTCAAGGTTGCCAAGCTTAATATTAAAGTTAAGGATCAGAGTGTTTACATGCCCGGAATTCCTGATATCGAGGAGTGCCCTTCACACCTTCTTCCGTTGAGGCCATGGGAAGATGAGTTCATTGCTGATTTTTCCGAGTTGAGGCTG GCTCTATCTCGCCTTGAGAATACCAGTGATGCTGTTTCTGTCGACTCAGAATCAATCATATTTGCTCGTCCCGAACACAAGAGTCAGCCCTCACAAAAGTTAGCATCACTCCAATTAACATCAGGTGGTCCAACATTATCTTCAGTCCTGGCAATGGACCCAGTAACTAGAGTCGCACTGCTGAGAAGACGTATAAGCTTGTTTGAGAATGCAAGTGATTTGTCAAAGGATGATTGTGCATGGCTCTTTGCTCTTTGTGCAGTAGTTGATACTCCCTTGGATGCTGATACTTGTGCATCTCTCCGTTGTTTGCTTCGAAGTTGTGCTAAGTTCCGGGCAAGTAAACCTGAAGTTGATGATGA